The Etheostoma cragini isolate CJK2018 chromosome 5, CSU_Ecrag_1.0, whole genome shotgun sequence genome contains a region encoding:
- the chmp7 gene encoding charged multivesicular body protein 7: MSNATEMTLPPEWDDDERMNFMFSDFNENRDVNTTDWDSKMDFWTALILKGCRDRGTVCVSLQELNKTLRRKEKSPLGLATVIQSMARCGKIQRESEFAANVDCGWLSWGVGLLLVKPLKWTFSTLLGSSQVPLEESFVVIELVKEKAAELLKVYRSSEFASRSILSFQELCTLSSDVCADESTLCMALLQLQRDKQVTVSLHDGDKIVKFCQNGQAQVSLVSDVDMGIYQLQRSEKLLEERVEKLGLEADKCKEEARVLLREGKKSQALRCLRARKRVEKRADSLFAKLESIRGILDRIAQSQTDKTVIQAYQAGVSALRLSLKDVTVEHAESLVDQIQELCDTQDEVNQTISSGVNSADADIDELEEELKSLLDESKPDSVSGLPEVPTKGLGPSGEPGLPGTDLLSSLPAVPYTHLDITAEQLEEELNQLTLTDSGFQKERRTSPAKKLESAQ; encoded by the exons ATGTCTAACGCCACAGAAATGACCTTACCGCCCGAATGGGACGACGATGAGCGGATGAATTTTATGTTCTCGGACTTCAATGAGAATCGAGACGTCAACACGACGGACTGGGACAGTAAGATGGACTTCTGGACGGCCCTTATTCTAAAAGGCTGCAGGGACCGTGGCACCGTGTGTGTCAGTCTGCAGGAACTGAACAAGACCttaaggaggaaagaaaaatccCCGCTGGGCTTGGCGACTGTCATCCAGTCCATGGCCAG GTGTGGGAAGATCCAGAGGGAGTCAGAGTTTGCTGCCAATGTGGACTGTGGCTGGCTGTCCTGGGGTGTTGGCCTGCTGCTGGTAAAGCCTCTGAAATGGACCTTCTCCACTCTTCTGGGAAGCAGCCAGGTGCCTTTGGAGGAGTCTTTTGTTGTCATTGAACTAGTGAAG GAGAAAGCAGCAGAGTTACTCAAGGTGTACCGGAGCAGTGAATTTGCGAGCCGCTCCATCCTGTCATTTCAAGAGTTGTGCACCCTCTCCTCTGATGTCTGTGCTGATGAGAGCACCCTGTGCATggctctgctgcagctgcagaggGACAAGCAAGTGACGGTTTCATTGCACGACGGCGACAAG ATTGTCAAGTTTTGTCAGAATGGGCAAGCTCAAGTTTCCCTCGTCAGCGATGTGGATATGGGGATTTACCAGCTGCAGCGGAGTGAGAAGCTGCTGGAGGAGCGGGTGGAGAAACTTGGCCTTGAGGCTGacaa GTGCAAGGAGGAAGCAAGGGTTCTGCTCCGGGAAGGGAAGAAATCACAG GCGCTGAGGTGTTTAAGAGCCCGCAAAAGAGTAGAAAAGAGAGCCGACAGTTTGTTTGCCAAACTGGAGTCCATCAGAGGAATCCTGGATAGAATTGCCCAGTCTCAGACTGATAAGACG GTTATTCAAGCCTATCAGGCCGGGGTGTCAGCCTTGAGACTCTCTCTTAAGGATGTGACTGTGGAACACGCCGAGAGCCTCGTGGATCAAATCCAGGAG TTATGTGATACTCAAGATGAGGTGAACCAAACTATATCCAGTGGCGTGAACAGCGCAG atgcAGACATAGATGAGTTGGAGGAGGAACTGAAATCTTTGTTGGACGAGTCAAAGCCAGATTCTGTGTCTGGGTTACCTGAAGTTCCAACCAAAGGTCTGGGACCCTCTGGGGAGCCGGGCCTCCCTGGTACTGACCTGCTCAGTTCTCTGCCTGCGGTACCTTACACACACCTGGATATTACCGCTGAGCAGCTGGAGGAAGAATTAAATCAGCTAACACTTACAGATTCAG GCTTtcaaaaggagaggaggacatcGCCTGCCAAGAAATTAGAGTCTGCACAGTGA
- the lgi3 gene encoding leucine-rich repeat LGI family member 3: MLELGQRWTRLICLSLLCLCLFLPRESEARRAPKIPRCPATCSCTKDSAFCVDTKAIPKSFPPGIISLTMVNAAFTTIPEGAFSHLHLLQFLLLNSNTFTMIADDAFAGLSHLQYLFIENNDIQALSKYTLRGLKSLTHLSLSNNNLQQLPRDLFKHLDILTDLDLRGNSFRCDCKIKWLVDWMEKTNTSVPAIYCASPFEFQGRRIHDLAPRDFNCISADFAVYETFTFHSVSVESYEFNEDQFVVFAQPDSGFCTLYVWDHVEMVFRMFHNITSRSAVYCKPVVISNSLYMVVAQLFGGSHIYKWEEDPQRFVKIQDIDTTRVRKPNFVDTFQLDEEWYFVVADSSKAGSTSIYRWNSNGFYTHQSLHPWHRDTHVEFVDVGGKPHLILSSASQPPVVYQWNRGQKQFAFFSQITELADVQMVKHFWVRKVLYLCLTRFIGDSKILRWEGQRFVEIQTLPSRGSMAVYPFTVGLRQYLILGSDFSFSRVYLWDDLTQRFQPFQELNMRAPRAFSLVSVDDKDILLAASFKGNTLAYQHLVVDLSAK; the protein is encoded by the exons ATGCTGGAGCTCGGACAGAGATGGACGAGGCTGATCTGCTTATCgcttctgtgtctgtgtctcttccTACCGAGGGAATCAGAAGCCAGGAGAGCCCCCAAGATACCCCGCTGTCCTGCGACCTGCTCCTGCACCAAAGACAGTGCCTTCTGTGTGGATACCAAGGCTATCCCCAAGAGCTTCCCCCCTGGAATTATATCTCT GACGATGGTGAATGCAGCCTTTACCACGATCCCAGAGGGAGCTTTCTCCCACCTTCACCTACTGCAGTTCCT GCTCTTAAACTCCAACACCTTCACCATGATTGCTGATGATGCCTTTGCTGGTCTGTCTCACCTGCAATACCT GTTCATTGAGAACAATGACATCCAGGCTCTCTCAAAGTATACCCTCAGAGGACTCAAATCCCTGACTCATCT atcgCTCTCAAACAACAACCTGCAGCAGCTGCCAAGAGATCTCTTCAAACATCTAGACATCCTCACAGATTT AGACCTGCGCGGGAACTCCTTCCGCTGTGACTGTAAAATCAAATGGCTGGTGGACTGGATGGAGAAGACCAACACGTCTGTTCCTGCTATCTACTGTGCCAGCCCCTTTGAATTCCAAGGACGCAGAATCCACGATCTTGCACCTCGAGACTTCAACTGCATCAGCGCGG ATTTTGCTGTTTATGAAACCTTCACTTTCCACTCTGTGTCAGTGGAATCCTATGAGTTCAATGAGGATCAGTTTGTGGTCTTTGCTCAGCCTGATTCAGGGTTCTGCACCTTGTATGTATGGGATCATGTGGAGATGGTCTTCAGGATGTTTCATAACATTACCT CCCGCTCTGCTGTGTACTGCAAACCAGTGGTGATAAGCAACAGTCTTTACATGGTTGTTGCTCAACTTTTTGGTGGATCTCATATCTACAA ATGGGAAGAGGACCCACAGCGCTTTGTAAAGATCCAAGACATTGACACCACTCGTGTGAGGAAGCCCAACTTCGTGGACACCTTCCAGCTGGATGAAGAGTGGTACTTTGTAGTAGCAGACAGCTCGAAGGCAGGTTCCACCAGCATTTATCGATGGAACAGCAATGGTTTCTACACCCACCAGTCCCTCCATCCGTGGCACCGGGACACACATGTGGAGTTCGTTGATGTTGGGGGAAAGCCTCACCTCATTCTCTCCAGCGCCTCTCAGCCACCCGTGGTTTACCAGTGGAACCGAGGCCAGAAGCAGTTCGCATTCTTCTCCCAAATCACTGAGCTAGCAGATGTGCAGATGGTTAAGCATTTCTGGGTGAGGAAAGTTCTTTATCTTTGCCTCACGCGCTTCATAGGGGACTCCAAGATCCTCCGCTGGGAAGGGCAGCGTTTCGTCGAGATCCAGACTCTTCCGTCACGGGGCTCCATGGCAGTGTATCCTTTCACAGTGGGCCTCCGTCAGTACCTCATTCTCGGAAGTGATTTCTCCTTCTCCAGAGTATACCTGTGGGATGACCTCACTCAGCGCTTTCAGCCCTTCCAGGAGCTTAACATGAGAGCCCCGCGAGCGTTCAGCTTGGTATCGGTTGACGACAAGGACATCTTGTTGGCCGCCAGCTTCAAAGGCAACACCCTGGCCTACCAGCACCTGGTGGTGGATCTCAGTGCTAAGTAG
- the ccdc92 gene encoding coiled-coil domain-containing protein 92, protein MASANVTLENQLHSAQKNLLFLQQDHANTLKGLHEEIRRLQQQCTDLTYELTVRNSDPSDSSEARCRELQRRCEELEAHLKKKEEENTELLRDLEQKNAMISVLENTIKEREKKYLEELKMKSHKLAVLSGELEQRASTIAYLTSQLHATKKKLLAGSSSEASPNVSPVTSYKPTPPPAKDKQPETPRRRMKKSLSQPLHPELTEVYRLGPDGRRMVLRETVDAMPDPTPFLQAGRDSPEPQVMRERPGVIPPIASERSAVAPLGATASPRHSPARDRQYRAHVGVAHRIPHGTPPLAPPLAELETLAVDQVKDEKVVRKRSGVDRTV, encoded by the exons ATGGCATCAGCAAATGTTACACTGGAAAATCAGCTGCACAGTGCGCAGAAAAACCTGCTCTTCCTCCAGCAGGACCATGCCAACACACTGAAGGGGCTACACGAGGAGATCCGCCGATTACAACAGCAATGCACAG ATCTGACCTATGAGCTCACTGTGAGAAACTCTGACCCCTCAG aCAGCAGTGAggcccgctgcagagagctgcAAAGGAGGTGTGAGGAGCTGGAGGCCCACctgaagaagaaggaggaggagaacacagagctgctcagggaccttGAGCAGAAGAATGCCATGATCTCTGTCCTGGAGAACACCattaaggagagagagaagaaatacCTGGAGGAACTCAAGATGAAGAGCCACAAGCTGGCTGTTTTGTCCGGCGAGCTGGAGCAGCGAGCGAGCACTATTGCTTACCTCACCTCACAGCTTCACGCCACAAAGAAGAAGCTGTTAGCCGGCAGTTCATCTGAGGCCAGCCCCAACGTTAGTCCGGTCACCTCATACAAGCCCACGCCTCCGCCGGCCAAGGACAAGCAGCCTGAAACCCCACGGCGTCGCATGAAGAAGAGTCTCTCCCAGCCTCTTCACCCAGAGTTAACAGAGGTGTATCGGCTTGGCCCGGATGGTAGGCGGATGGTTCTGCGGGAGACAGTAGACGCCATGCCTGACCCCACACCCTTCCTTCAGGCTGGGAGAGACTCTCCCGAACCGCAGGTAATGCGAGAACGGCCTGGCGTCATTCCTCCTATTGCTTCAGAGCGCTCCGCTGTGGCTCCCCTGGGTGCTACGGCCAGCCCTCGTCACAGCCCCGCTCGGGACCGTCAGTACAGGGCTCATGTGGGCGTGGCGCATCGCATCCCACATGGCACCCCTCCCCTGGCCCCACCGCTAGCAGAGCTGGAGACACTGGCAGTGGACCAGGTCAAGGACGAAAAGGTTGTGCGGAAGCGCTCAGGAGTCGACAGGACAGTTTAA